A window of Terriglobales bacterium genomic DNA:
CTTGCGAATACGAGGTACACAAAGATCCGTTTGGATTGATCGTCGTCGACATCGACGAGTTGAAGAAGATCAACGACACATACGGTCACCCCGCCGGCGACCGCGCTCTCCGTGAAGTTGCAAAGACCTTGGCAGGAGCATTACGACCAACGGATATCGTGGGCCGCTGGGGCGGCGACGAGTTTTTGGCGATCGTGTGGCATGCCGACAGTGCAATATTAAGCAGCATCTGCGAGAGATGTCGTGTGCTCATCACACGAACCTCTTTTGCGCTGAATGATGAAAAGCGCGGATCCGTCTCCGTCTCGATTGGCGGGACGCTGGCGAGTCCCGATGATACGCCCGAGACCCTTATAAAACGGGCTGATGAGCACATGTATACGTGTAAAGCCAGTGGCCAGACCGCGCTTCGGTAAGCTGAAGGTATTTGGGAACAGCAGTCCTAACGATTCTGAGCTGCATAGGCTTAGAGGAAGCGAAAGACCGCGGATAAGAGTGTCCGCATGCCACCGTAGTTTATAATCCAGCTATTCGCCTCATAAATTCTGGAGTTTCAAGCACATGATCAGGTTTCTTCAGACGCCCGGCAAAGCCAAGAAGATCGTTCTGGGAGGCTTGCTGGTGATTATTTGTGGCGCCATGGTGATCACTCTCGTTCCGGGAGGAATTCTAGGCGACGCGTTCGGATTCAGCGCGGTCCCCAAGGGCGTATTGGCCAAAGTCGGCGACCGCGAGATCGGCATGCAGGAAGTAGAACAGCAGGCCCGGCAAGTTGCCCGGCGCAATTTTCAGGGAAATGTCCCTGCCGGATTGATGCCATTTTTGCGGCAGAGGGCGGCCGAGAGCCTGATCCAGCAGAAGGCGCTGCTCAGCCTGGCCGACCGCATGGGGCTGAGAGCTACTGATGCCGACCTGCAGGATGAGCTGCAGCATGGCAGCTTCGCTCCGTATTTCTTCCCCAATGGCAACTTTATCGGAGCTGATGCCTATGAGAGCTTCGTGAACCAGCGCATCAACATGAGCGTGCCCCAGTTCGAGCAGGCGATGAAGGACGATCTGACGCTGCACAAACTGATGGCCGCAGTGCAGGGTCCCATCGTGGTTTCGCCGCAAGAGGTGGAAGCCGAAGCCCGACAGCAGAACACCAAGGTCAAGATCCTTTATGCCGTAATTTCACCCGACGAACTGATGAAGCAGATCAAGGCGACGGAGACGGAGCTGAAGGCTTTCTACGAGCAGAACAAGGCTCGCTACGTGAACTCAATTCCTGAAAAGCGGCAAGTGCGTTACGTGGTCATCGATCCCAGTAAGCTGGAGAGCCAGGTGCAGGTGACGCCGCAGGATCTGCAACGCTACTATCACGACCACGAAGGCGAGTTCCGCGTCCCCGAGCAGATTCTTCTGCGCCAGATCGTGGTGCGAGTGCCACTAGCGGGTCCGGACGGCAAGGTTGATCCCAAGGCGGTGCAGGAAGCCAGAGCCAAGGCCGAGGACATTGCCAAGAAGCTGCAGGGAGGAGCCAATTTCGCCGATCTGGCCAAGAAGTACTCCGATGACGGTGAATCGGCCAAGGAGGGTGGCCTGGTCGGTTGGGTAGCCCGTGGCCGACTGCCGGAGATCGAGAATCAGGCGTTTTCGCTGGCCAAGGGACAGAGCAGCGGAGTGGTGCAGAGCAGCATCGGGTTTCATATCCTGCATGTCGATGACAAGCAGCAGGCGCATCTGAAGACGCCCGAGGAAGTGAAGTCGCAAATCGAACCCATCATTCGGCGGGATAAAGCGCAGCGGCTCGCGGAAAATGTGGCGAATGCGATCGAATCGCAGGGGCACAGCGGCGACCTGGAAAAGGCAGCCAAGGCGAAGGGGCAGGAAGTGCTGACCAGCGCATTCGTCACGCGCAACGACACACTGCCGGGAATCGGGACCGCCCCGGAGGTGATGTCGGCGATTTTTAGCTCGCCGGCGAAAGCTCCGCCGGAAGTTGCGCATACTCCGCAAAGCAATGTGATCTACCAGGTTACCGAGATCAAGCCCCCTGCCACGCCTTCGTTCGAGGACATCAAGACGCGCGTGGAACAGGACTTCAAAAGCGAGCGAGCTAATGCAATGCTAGGGCAAAGGACCCAGGAAGTCGCGGATCGCGCCAAGGCTGATCACGACCTGAAGAAGGCCGCACAGCAACTTGGCGCCGAACTTAGGACCAGCGAATTGGTCACCGAGAGCAGCCAGGTTCCAGAGATTGGAGTCATGAGCGGGCCCGCGTCGGTGGTGTTCACGATGAAACCTGGAGAAATCAGCGGTCCGCTGAATACCGGACGAAATGGAGTAGTGCTCAGCGTGTTGGAGAAGCAGGAGGCTTCGGGGGAAGAATTGGCCAAGGCCTCGGCCCAGGTGCGCGAGTCCTTGCTGCAGCGAAAGCGGGAAGAGGCCATGGGGCTGTTTGTCTCTGACTTGCGGCAGCGAATGGAGAAGGAAGGCAAGATTAAGATCAACAAGCAGGAGTGGGAGCGGATCACGCAGGGGGCGCGCTCGGAACCGGGCAGCTAGTGATCGGCGCGAGTCGGGAATTAATCTTCAGCCACGCGATGCAACCTGATTAAAGTGGTTTTACTCCAAGCCCTTCGCGATCTGACACGAGCATGCAACAGCGCGCCTCCGGAATTCTTTTGCATATCACGTCGCTGCCATCGCGTGGCGGCATCGGTGACCTGGGTCCTGCCGCATATTCCTTTCTCGATTTTCTGACCGCCGCGGGACAGTCGATCTGGCAGGTGCTGCCTCTGGGTCCCACGGGTCTCGGGAACTCTCCCTACTCCACGGTTTCTGCATTTGCGGGAAATCCGCTACTAATCAGCCTGGATGACCTGGCGGAGCGCGGGTGGATCGAAAAACGGCGTCTGGAGTCGCTCCCGCCGGAGACGGGTCCAGTAGATTTCGATCAGGTGGTTGCTGCCAAAATACCGCTGTTGCGCGAAGCCGCTTTGAATTTTGCGCGATTGGCTCCTGAGTCGATGCGTGCGGGTTATGGCGCATTTTGTACGAAGAATAGCTGGTGGCTTGACGACTACGCCCTGTTCGCTGTTTTGCGGCCGCATTACCACCTGGAAGCGTGGAACCAGTGGCCAAAAGGGCTTGCGCAACGGCGGCCCGATGCTGTGGCTGGGGCGCGCAAGCAATTTGCGCAGCAGATCGAGATGGAGCGCGTGATCCAGTTTGCTTTTTTCGAGCAATGGAAGGCGCTGCACAAGGAGTGTGCCCGCCGCGGCGTGCGCATCATGGGTGATGTGGCGATCTTCCTGAACTTCGACAGTGCCGACGTGTGGACGCATCCGGACATCTTCTACCTGAACGAAGAGCTTGAGCCCGAGGTGGTGTCTGGCGTTCCCCCGGATGCTTTCAGCGAAACCGGACAGCGTTGGGGTAATCCTCTCTATCGCTGGGATGTTCTGAAGCAGCGCGGATATGACTGGTGGGTGAATCGTCTGCGCTGGACGCTCGGAAACTGCGATCTGGCGCGGATCGATCACTTTCGCGGGTTCGAAGCCTGTTGGGAAATTCCTGCCGATGAGCCCACTGCAGTGAACGGACGCTGGGTGAAAGGGCCGGGAGGAGACCTGTTCAACACGCTTCGCCGCGAACTCGGCGACGTGCCGCTGATTGCCGAGGATCTGGGACTTATTACGCCGGAAGTGGAAGCCCTCCGCGAACAACAGCAGCTTCCGGGGATGAAGGTATTGCAGTTCGGTTTTGGTGATACTGGTGCTCGCATTTATTTGCCACACCGTTTTGTGGAAGACACGGTGGTTTACACCGGCACCCATGACAATGACACCACAGTGGGCTGGTGGGATCACGCCAGTGAGGCCGAGCGGCATGCCGCGGGAACCTATTTTGGTCCGGAAATGGATGGCATCCACTGGGCAATGATTCGTGCTGCACTGACTTCTGTGGCGCGTATGGCGCTGGTCCCGCTGCAAGATGTGCTTGGGCTGGGAAGTGATTGCCGCATGAACATGCCCAGCGTTCCGGAGGGCAACTGGACCTGGCGCTATGCGCCTGATGCGCTGACGGCGGAGCTGGCCGCCAAGCTGGCAGCTATCACTGAGGTTTCTGATCGGTTGGCCGAGCGAGCTGAGAAGGAGCCCGAAAGTCCAGAAAAGCAGGAAAAGCGGGAAGAGCCTGTCGCCTGAATTTTATTCGGCAGCAGCGGGACGATTGGGAATATCACAGGTGGCTCCAGGCATTCCGCTGGTTTGGAAGTATTCGTTGATTCGAGTGCCAAGCAGCTGCAAATCTTCTTCGCTTAGCTTCTGCTGGAGCGCTTCGAAGAGTTGCCGCTCCTCTTTGCGGATGTGCTCGCT
This region includes:
- a CDS encoding peptidyl-prolyl cis-trans isomerase — its product is MIRFLQTPGKAKKIVLGGLLVIICGAMVITLVPGGILGDAFGFSAVPKGVLAKVGDREIGMQEVEQQARQVARRNFQGNVPAGLMPFLRQRAAESLIQQKALLSLADRMGLRATDADLQDELQHGSFAPYFFPNGNFIGADAYESFVNQRINMSVPQFEQAMKDDLTLHKLMAAVQGPIVVSPQEVEAEARQQNTKVKILYAVISPDELMKQIKATETELKAFYEQNKARYVNSIPEKRQVRYVVIDPSKLESQVQVTPQDLQRYYHDHEGEFRVPEQILLRQIVVRVPLAGPDGKVDPKAVQEARAKAEDIAKKLQGGANFADLAKKYSDDGESAKEGGLVGWVARGRLPEIENQAFSLAKGQSSGVVQSSIGFHILHVDDKQQAHLKTPEEVKSQIEPIIRRDKAQRLAENVANAIESQGHSGDLEKAAKAKGQEVLTSAFVTRNDTLPGIGTAPEVMSAIFSSPAKAPPEVAHTPQSNVIYQVTEIKPPATPSFEDIKTRVEQDFKSERANAMLGQRTQEVADRAKADHDLKKAAQQLGAELRTSELVTESSQVPEIGVMSGPASVVFTMKPGEISGPLNTGRNGVVLSVLEKQEASGEELAKASAQVRESLLQRKREEAMGLFVSDLRQRMEKEGKIKINKQEWERITQGARSEPGS
- the malQ gene encoding 4-alpha-glucanotransferase, which encodes MQQRASGILLHITSLPSRGGIGDLGPAAYSFLDFLTAAGQSIWQVLPLGPTGLGNSPYSTVSAFAGNPLLISLDDLAERGWIEKRRLESLPPETGPVDFDQVVAAKIPLLREAALNFARLAPESMRAGYGAFCTKNSWWLDDYALFAVLRPHYHLEAWNQWPKGLAQRRPDAVAGARKQFAQQIEMERVIQFAFFEQWKALHKECARRGVRIMGDVAIFLNFDSADVWTHPDIFYLNEELEPEVVSGVPPDAFSETGQRWGNPLYRWDVLKQRGYDWWVNRLRWTLGNCDLARIDHFRGFEACWEIPADEPTAVNGRWVKGPGGDLFNTLRRELGDVPLIAEDLGLITPEVEALREQQQLPGMKVLQFGFGDTGARIYLPHRFVEDTVVYTGTHDNDTTVGWWDHASEAERHAAGTYFGPEMDGIHWAMIRAALTSVARMALVPLQDVLGLGSDCRMNMPSVPEGNWTWRYAPDALTAELAAKLAAITEVSDRLAERAEKEPESPEKQEKREEPVA